The Agromyces sp. LHK192 genome includes a window with the following:
- a CDS encoding ABC transporter substrate-binding protein, which translates to MRGITRRRAGFVAALGAATLVLTACAGNDAATEPEAPALELSDEPVTLSFTWWGNDTRHAATEEIIAAFEAEYPNITIEPQYTDWAGYWDKLSTSVAAGEIPDIIQMDEKQLSTYAANGVLADLGSLSSILSTEDFPEAVLGTGALDGTQYGVPVGINSYTIIANQDLLDQYGVELPDDESWTWDDFVATAEEVATASGGAIVGTQSWGFEDGGLNNWLRQNGESLYDGSEVAASEETLASWWEFLLEATEAGATPDPAATIERETSGLAESFTATNASAFGPWWSNQVQALRDASGQDLVALRVPGTADGSAYYKPSMFWSSSAKTEHPAEVATFLDYLANSEDAADLLLAERGVPANEKIREYITPKLDEVNQTVVEFLDELAPEVGDAPPATPPGGGAIETIIDQHTQKVLFGELTPADAAASFIEELQRALDDAAI; encoded by the coding sequence ATGCGAGGCATCACACGACGCCGTGCCGGATTCGTCGCAGCGCTCGGCGCAGCGACGCTCGTCCTCACGGCGTGCGCCGGCAACGACGCCGCGACCGAGCCGGAAGCCCCCGCCCTCGAGCTCAGCGACGAGCCCGTGACCCTCTCGTTCACGTGGTGGGGCAACGACACCCGCCACGCCGCGACCGAGGAGATCATCGCCGCCTTCGAGGCGGAGTACCCCAACATCACGATCGAGCCGCAGTACACCGACTGGGCCGGGTACTGGGACAAGCTCTCGACCTCGGTCGCCGCGGGCGAGATCCCCGACATCATCCAGATGGACGAGAAGCAGCTCTCGACCTACGCTGCCAACGGCGTGCTCGCCGACCTCGGCTCCCTCTCGTCGATCCTGTCGACCGAGGACTTCCCCGAGGCGGTGCTCGGCACCGGCGCCCTCGACGGCACCCAGTACGGCGTGCCCGTCGGCATCAACTCGTACACGATCATCGCCAACCAGGACCTGCTCGACCAGTACGGCGTGGAGCTGCCCGACGACGAGTCGTGGACGTGGGACGACTTCGTCGCCACCGCCGAGGAGGTCGCGACCGCGTCGGGCGGTGCGATCGTCGGCACCCAGTCGTGGGGCTTCGAGGACGGCGGCCTGAACAACTGGCTCCGCCAGAACGGCGAGTCGCTGTACGACGGCTCCGAGGTCGCCGCGAGCGAGGAGACCCTCGCGAGCTGGTGGGAGTTCCTGCTCGAGGCCACCGAGGCCGGCGCCACGCCGGACCCGGCCGCGACGATCGAGCGCGAGACCAGCGGCCTCGCCGAGTCGTTCACCGCGACCAACGCGTCGGCCTTCGGGCCCTGGTGGTCGAACCAGGTGCAGGCCCTCCGCGACGCCAGCGGCCAGGACCTCGTCGCCCTCCGCGTCCCCGGCACGGCTGACGGCAGCGCCTACTACAAGCCGTCGATGTTCTGGTCGTCGTCGGCGAAGACGGAGCACCCGGCCGAGGTGGCGACCTTCCTCGACTACCTCGCGAACAGCGAGGACGCAGCCGACCTGCTGCTCGCCGAGCGCGGCGTGCCGGCCAACGAGAAGATCCGCGAGTACATCACGCCCAAGCTCGACGAGGTCAACCAGACCGTCGTGGAGTTCCTCGACGAGCTGGCTCCCGAGGTGGGCGACGCCCCGCCGGCCACGCCCCCGGGCGGCGGCGCGATCGAGACGATCATCGACCAGCACACCCAGAAGGTGCTGTTCGGCGAGCTGACTCCCGCCGACGCGGCGGCCAGCTTCATCGAGGAGCTCCAGCGGGCCCTCGACGACGCCGCGATCTGA
- a CDS encoding Gfo/Idh/MocA family protein, producing MTTRLPRVGIAGIHGHGASHVRTALELVRDGRAELAAVADPRPTEADLLGGAAAGVAVFTGAEAMIAEADLDIVVLSTPMHTHLPLSRAALDAGVHVLLEKPPTPTLADFRELVAAGLAADRAVQIGFQSLGSAGIAAVRDLVAAGAVGEVRHYGALGTWLRSEAYWTRAAWAGRRTLDGLPVVDGAVTNPLAHATATALAIAGATGESDVSAVRLDLYRANDIEADDTSSLVVELVDRPPVAAALSLTAPRRSEPAVTVEGTAGRIVYWYTLDLVQLFEPGAAIPITSVHARTGLLANLVDHVAAGAPLLVPAASTGGFMRVLEAVRMAPAPTPIAAEYVARVDSDAGTGAVAPDGPHRVVDGIEAWSERVVREGRTFAELGAPWAR from the coding sequence ATGACGACCCGACTTCCCCGCGTCGGCATCGCGGGCATCCACGGGCACGGCGCCAGCCATGTGCGCACTGCGCTCGAACTCGTCCGCGACGGCCGCGCCGAACTCGCGGCCGTCGCGGATCCCCGACCGACCGAAGCCGACCTGCTCGGCGGCGCGGCGGCCGGCGTGGCGGTGTTCACCGGCGCCGAGGCGATGATCGCCGAGGCGGACCTCGACATCGTCGTGCTGTCGACGCCGATGCACACGCACCTGCCGCTCTCGCGCGCCGCGCTCGACGCGGGCGTGCACGTGCTCCTCGAGAAGCCGCCGACGCCCACGCTCGCGGATTTCCGCGAGCTCGTCGCCGCGGGCCTCGCCGCCGACCGCGCGGTGCAGATCGGGTTCCAGAGCCTCGGCTCGGCGGGCATCGCGGCCGTGCGAGACCTCGTCGCGGCGGGGGCCGTCGGCGAGGTGAGGCACTACGGCGCCCTCGGCACCTGGCTGCGCAGCGAGGCGTACTGGACCCGCGCCGCCTGGGCCGGACGCCGGACGCTCGACGGGCTCCCCGTCGTCGACGGAGCGGTCACGAACCCGCTCGCCCACGCCACCGCCACCGCGCTCGCGATCGCGGGCGCCACCGGCGAATCGGATGTCTCCGCCGTGCGGCTCGACCTGTACCGGGCGAACGACATCGAGGCCGACGACACGTCGTCGCTCGTCGTCGAGCTCGTCGATCGCCCGCCCGTGGCCGCCGCGCTCAGCCTCACTGCCCCGCGGCGCAGCGAGCCCGCGGTTACCGTCGAAGGCACCGCCGGTCGGATCGTCTACTGGTACACGCTCGACCTCGTGCAGCTGTTCGAACCCGGCGCCGCGATCCCGATCACGTCGGTGCACGCGCGCACGGGCCTGCTCGCGAACCTCGTCGACCATGTCGCGGCCGGCGCGCCGCTGCTGGTGCCGGCGGCCTCGACCGGCGGGTTCATGCGCGTGCTCGAGGCCGTGCGCATGGCTCCGGCTCCGACGCCCATCGCTGCGGAGTACGTCGCTCGCGTGGACTCGGATGCCGGAACCGGCGCGGTCGCGCCGGACGGCCCGCACCGCGTGGTCGACGGCATCGAGGCGTGGAGCGAACGGGTGGTGCGCGAAGGGCGCACGTTCGCCGAGCTCGGCGCCCCCTGGGCGCGCTGA
- the rplL gene encoding 50S ribosomal protein L7/L12, whose amino-acid sequence MAKLSTEELLEQFKGLTLIELSEFVKAFEETFEVTAAAPVAVAGPAAAGGGAAAEEVEEKDSFDVVLEAAGDKKIQVIKVVRELTSLGLGEAKAVVDGAPKAVLEGANKETADKAKAALEEAGATVTLK is encoded by the coding sequence ATGGCGAAGCTGTCCACTGAAGAGCTGCTCGAGCAGTTCAAGGGCCTGACCCTCATCGAGCTCTCGGAGTTCGTCAAGGCGTTCGAGGAGACCTTCGAGGTCACCGCGGCCGCCCCGGTCGCCGTTGCCGGCCCCGCTGCCGCAGGCGGCGGCGCTGCTGCCGAAGAGGTCGAGGAGAAGGACTCGTTCGACGTCGTCCTCGAGGCCGCCGGCGACAAGAAGATCCAGGTCATCAAGGTCGTCCGCGAGCTCACCTCGCTCGGCCTCGGCGAGGCCAAGGCCGTCGTCGACGGTGCTCCGAAGGCCGTGCTCGAGGGCGCGAACAAGGAGACCGCCGACAAGGCGAAGGCTGCCCTCGAGGAAGCCGGCGCAACCGTCACCCTCAAGTAA
- a CDS encoding M64 family metallopeptidase: MSHPSPSRARRTVVAALAVPLLVSGLVTATASPALADEPAVGSATLVPIQVTGDPAERFSLVILGDGYTASELPKFREQVDEHLETMWSIEPYKSYRNSFNVYAVEIVSGESGVSCDSSLDAPRRNTPLKMAFWGGCNANSVQRLLTVNNAAARQFAGLAPKVDQILALANSDTYGGAGGTYATASGGNALSALISPHEIAHSLGGLQDEYDYYSRGVTTGDYQGGEPSSAHHTKLTVEQMAAQQVKWWRWLGEPSEAGGTIGAYEGGMYYSTGVWRPSRHSMMKTLGYQLDQVGREIMTERVAGRTPLVPAAAPADAPVARDAVLWVETAHPVYHELDVTWAVDGAPLDLPGNPRNLDLGTLDLAVGSTVTATIVDNTEFVRDPALRAKPSMTQVRTWTVGDALLPAPSAAEPGITEATTTDHASGTQDVLYIETTHPEGRVLDVTWRVDGQVVANPYNSRNLRLAPLGLSGGEHTVTATVTDPEFPDAGSDVQTWTVDGQGPSVDAAITAPIASSVGVNGEPHYVVNEQFDMKLVAADNREGALVTEFRLDGDGWHNYYGWPTDKDAPFRFTPTGTNIDDLVYGNLGTGGMSLSPFQEREPGYGTHRVEYRATDAAGNIGEVGAFTVTVLGGDDADTRQVIQAAVSGGALSMAVSSAEPVVLDPVVLTGADQSTAGALHPVRVADSRGTAAGWNLTGQVSDFTSGTGVILAENLGWTPAASVETGGLPTVDEEAPEVAPGSAVVPGSGLRDPLILCAADTGHSAGAFACSGGLELGVPGSTRTGTYTGVLTLTLI, translated from the coding sequence ATGTCCCATCCGTCACCATCGCGCGCACGGCGAACCGTCGTCGCCGCACTCGCCGTGCCCCTGCTCGTCAGCGGCCTCGTCACCGCGACCGCGTCGCCGGCGCTCGCCGACGAACCCGCCGTCGGTTCGGCCACGCTCGTGCCGATCCAGGTGACGGGCGACCCGGCCGAACGCTTCTCGCTCGTGATCCTCGGCGACGGCTACACGGCGTCGGAGCTCCCGAAGTTCCGCGAGCAGGTCGACGAGCACCTCGAGACGATGTGGAGCATCGAACCGTACAAGAGCTACCGCAACTCGTTCAACGTCTACGCGGTCGAGATCGTGTCGGGGGAGTCCGGCGTGAGCTGCGACTCCTCGCTCGACGCTCCGCGCCGGAACACGCCGCTGAAGATGGCGTTCTGGGGCGGATGCAACGCGAACAGCGTGCAGCGCCTGCTCACCGTGAACAACGCGGCCGCGCGGCAGTTCGCCGGGCTAGCGCCGAAGGTGGACCAGATCCTCGCGCTCGCGAACAGCGACACGTACGGCGGTGCCGGCGGCACCTACGCCACCGCGAGCGGCGGCAACGCCCTCTCGGCCCTCATCTCCCCGCACGAGATCGCGCACTCGCTCGGCGGACTCCAGGACGAGTACGACTACTACTCGCGCGGCGTCACGACCGGCGACTACCAGGGCGGTGAGCCGTCGAGCGCGCACCACACGAAGCTCACGGTCGAGCAGATGGCCGCGCAGCAGGTGAAGTGGTGGCGCTGGCTCGGCGAACCGAGCGAGGCGGGCGGCACCATCGGCGCCTACGAGGGCGGCATGTACTACTCGACCGGCGTCTGGCGTCCGAGCCGGCACTCCATGATGAAGACCCTCGGATACCAGCTCGACCAGGTCGGTCGCGAGATCATGACCGAACGCGTCGCCGGCCGCACCCCGCTGGTACCTGCCGCTGCGCCGGCGGATGCCCCGGTCGCGCGCGACGCCGTGCTGTGGGTCGAGACCGCCCACCCCGTCTACCACGAGCTCGACGTCACCTGGGCCGTGGACGGCGCGCCGCTCGACCTGCCGGGCAACCCCCGAAACCTCGACCTCGGCACCCTCGACCTGGCCGTCGGATCGACCGTGACCGCGACGATCGTCGACAACACCGAGTTCGTGCGGGACCCGGCGCTCCGCGCCAAGCCGTCGATGACGCAGGTGCGCACCTGGACCGTGGGCGACGCGCTGCTCCCCGCGCCGTCGGCCGCGGAACCGGGCATCACGGAAGCCACGACGACCGACCACGCCTCGGGCACGCAGGACGTGCTCTACATCGAGACGACGCATCCCGAGGGTCGCGTGCTCGACGTGACGTGGCGCGTCGACGGCCAGGTCGTGGCGAACCCCTACAACAGCCGCAACCTGCGTCTCGCCCCGCTCGGGCTGTCCGGGGGCGAGCACACCGTCACGGCGACCGTCACCGACCCGGAGTTCCCCGACGCGGGCTCCGACGTGCAGACCTGGACGGTCGACGGACAGGGGCCGTCGGTGGATGCCGCCATCACCGCGCCGATCGCCTCGAGCGTCGGCGTGAACGGCGAGCCGCACTACGTCGTCAACGAGCAGTTCGACATGAAGCTCGTCGCCGCGGACAACCGCGAGGGCGCCCTCGTCACCGAGTTCCGGCTCGACGGCGACGGCTGGCACAACTACTACGGCTGGCCGACCGACAAGGATGCGCCGTTCCGCTTCACCCCGACCGGCACGAACATCGACGACCTGGTCTACGGCAACCTCGGCACCGGCGGCATGTCCCTGTCGCCGTTCCAGGAGCGCGAGCCCGGGTACGGCACCCACCGCGTCGAGTACCGCGCCACCGATGCAGCCGGCAACATCGGCGAGGTCGGCGCCTTCACCGTGACCGTGCTCGGCGGCGACGACGCCGACACCCGCCAGGTGATCCAGGCCGCGGTCTCGGGCGGTGCGCTGTCGATGGCCGTCTCCAGTGCGGAACCGGTCGTGCTCGACCCGGTCGTGCTCACCGGCGCCGACCAGTCCACCGCGGGCGCCCTGCACCCGGTCCGCGTCGCCGATTCGCGCGGCACCGCCGCCGGGTGGAACCTCACCGGCCAGGTCTCCGACTTCACGAGCGGCACCGGGGTCATCCTCGCCGAGAACCTCGGTTGGACGCCTGCCGCTTCGGTCGAGACGGGCGGACTGCCCACGGTCGACGAGGAGGCGCCCGAGGTGGCGCCCGGCTCCGCGGTCGTACCCGGCTCGGGCCTGCGCGATCCGTTGATCCTCTGCGCCGCCGACACCGGGCACAGTGCGGGCGCATTCGCGTGCTCCGGCGGACTCGAGCTCGGCGTGCCCGGTTCCACCCGCACCGGCACCTACACCGGAGTGCTCACCCTGACGCTGATCTGA
- a CDS encoding DUF6807 family protein, with the protein MPNPPQRQVTIAQVAEYAGVSQASVSRVLNRNAKVDPAISAKVLDAIDKLNYSPSQMARNLVRGRSNTVALVVPDLENPMFQGVLKGLSREAARDGYRVLVADTAERVADEEEIAIEARSRCDALVLVSPRMPAERLEALLDRVRPTVVVNRLVSGEPAAELSVDYAHAAGTLGEHLLSLGHTRIAYLAGPPQSYADNLRRRGLVELTARRPELDVVDLVGGSAIEDGYRAAEQVLSSGVTGVVAFNDLVAMGLLARLRELGVDVPGDLSVTGIDDVPLARFAAPALTTMSVPRLELGAQSWRRLRDAMAGEPATHPLSYRAILEVRASSGPAPEASGWLSPGRPVLRLADRIVARYEEGTSIDQVLSPRPFLHPVETLGGVRVTDVHPTDHLHHLGIGVALPDVNRTSYWGGRTYVQGVGSVMLENQGTQRRDELELVGDDTVTERLTWIDEREVAQLSEVRSIRGRAVRVGERDAWTLNWRSVLTANFGALRLGSPATNGRTGAGYGGLFWRFPKWDAQVVTADGVGEELAHGSRSPWLAVTDPARPVTVLLMQPAGTEPRPWFARVSEYLGVCPAVAWDEIVEVPEGGTLDLGLDALLIDRAITDAGELAALVATHRSDWHPGPVAHPAPKA; encoded by the coding sequence GTGCCCAACCCACCGCAGCGGCAGGTCACCATCGCTCAGGTGGCCGAGTACGCCGGTGTCTCGCAGGCCTCCGTGTCGCGTGTGCTGAACCGCAACGCGAAGGTGGACCCCGCCATCTCCGCGAAGGTGCTCGACGCGATCGACAAGCTCAACTACTCGCCCAGCCAGATGGCCCGCAACCTCGTGCGCGGCCGGAGCAACACGGTCGCCCTCGTCGTTCCCGACCTCGAGAACCCGATGTTCCAGGGCGTGCTCAAGGGCCTCAGCCGCGAGGCCGCGCGCGACGGCTACCGCGTGCTCGTCGCCGACACCGCGGAACGGGTCGCCGACGAGGAGGAGATCGCCATCGAGGCCCGCTCGCGCTGCGACGCGCTGGTGCTCGTCTCCCCGCGCATGCCCGCCGAGCGCCTCGAGGCGCTCCTCGACCGCGTGCGCCCGACCGTCGTCGTCAACCGGCTCGTCTCCGGGGAACCCGCCGCCGAACTCTCCGTCGACTACGCGCACGCGGCCGGCACCCTCGGCGAGCACCTCCTCTCACTGGGCCACACGCGGATCGCGTACCTCGCCGGGCCACCACAGTCGTACGCCGACAACCTGCGCCGTCGCGGGCTCGTCGAGCTCACCGCGCGCCGGCCGGAACTCGACGTGGTCGACCTCGTCGGCGGCTCCGCGATCGAAGACGGGTACCGCGCCGCCGAGCAGGTGCTCTCCTCCGGCGTCACCGGCGTCGTCGCCTTCAACGACCTCGTCGCGATGGGCCTGCTGGCCCGGCTCCGCGAACTCGGCGTCGACGTTCCCGGCGACCTGTCGGTCACCGGCATCGACGACGTGCCGCTCGCCCGCTTCGCCGCACCCGCACTGACGACGATGTCGGTGCCGCGCCTCGAGCTCGGCGCCCAGTCGTGGCGGCGCCTGCGCGACGCGATGGCCGGCGAACCGGCGACGCATCCGCTCTCCTACCGCGCGATCCTCGAGGTCCGTGCGAGCTCGGGGCCGGCGCCCGAGGCATCCGGCTGGCTGTCGCCCGGTCGTCCGGTGCTGCGCCTGGCCGATCGCATCGTAGCCCGGTACGAGGAGGGCACCTCGATCGACCAGGTGCTGTCGCCCCGGCCGTTCCTGCACCCCGTCGAGACGCTCGGCGGCGTGCGCGTCACCGACGTGCACCCGACCGACCACCTGCACCACCTCGGCATCGGCGTCGCCCTCCCCGACGTCAACCGCACGTCGTACTGGGGCGGCCGCACGTACGTGCAGGGCGTCGGCTCGGTCATGCTCGAGAACCAGGGCACGCAGCGCCGCGACGAACTCGAACTGGTCGGCGACGACACCGTCACCGAGCGCCTCACCTGGATCGACGAGCGCGAGGTCGCGCAGCTCAGCGAGGTGCGCTCGATCCGCGGACGCGCCGTGCGCGTCGGCGAACGCGACGCGTGGACCCTGAACTGGCGAAGCGTGCTCACCGCCAACTTCGGGGCGCTCCGGCTGGGCTCGCCCGCGACGAACGGGCGCACCGGCGCCGGGTACGGCGGACTGTTCTGGCGGTTCCCCAAGTGGGATGCCCAGGTCGTGACCGCCGACGGCGTCGGCGAGGAGCTCGCACACGGTTCGCGCTCGCCCTGGCTCGCGGTGACGGATCCCGCGCGCCCGGTCACCGTGCTGCTCATGCAACCCGCGGGCACCGAGCCCCGGCCGTGGTTCGCACGCGTCTCCGAGTACCTCGGCGTCTGCCCCGCGGTCGCGTGGGACGAGATCGTCGAGGTGCCCGAGGGCGGCACCCTCGACCTCGGGCTCGACGCGCTGCTGATCGACCGCGCGATCACGGACGCCGGCGAACTGGCGGCGCTCGTCGCGACGCACCGGTCGGACTGGCATCCTGGTCCGGTGGCGCACCCGGCACCGAAGGCATGA
- the rplJ gene encoding 50S ribosomal protein L10 — protein MANKEASVAELTNLFESSTAVLLTEYRGLTVAQLKTLRKSISGDASYAVVKNTLTKIAANNAGISSFDDDLKGPSAIAFVHGDPVAVAKSLRDFAKANPLLVVKGGYFDGKPLTAEEVGKLADLESREVLLAKLAGAFKASLFGAAYLFNAPLSKAVRTVDALREKQESAA, from the coding sequence ATGGCGAACAAGGAAGCCTCGGTTGCCGAACTCACGAACCTGTTCGAGAGCTCGACCGCCGTTCTGCTGACCGAATACCGCGGCCTCACTGTTGCGCAGCTCAAGACGCTGCGCAAGTCCATCAGTGGGGACGCGAGCTACGCCGTGGTGAAGAACACGCTGACGAAGATCGCGGCCAACAACGCCGGGATCTCCTCGTTCGACGACGACCTCAAGGGCCCGTCGGCGATCGCGTTCGTGCACGGTGACCCGGTCGCCGTCGCGAAGTCGCTGCGTGACTTCGCCAAGGCGAACCCCCTCCTCGTGGTCAAGGGCGGCTACTTCGATGGCAAGCCCCTGACCGCCGAAGAGGTAGGCAAGCTCGCCGACCTCGAGTCCCGCGAAGTGCTGCTGGCGAAGCTCGCCGGTGCCTTCAAGGCCTCGCTGTTCGGAGCCGCATATCTGTTCAACGCACCGCTGTCGAAGGCCGTTCGCACGGTCGACGCGCTGCGTGAGAAGCAGGAGTCCGCTGCGTAG
- a CDS encoding Xaa-Pro dipeptidyl-peptidase has product MSRPVGAARRRLRRTAILIAGPVLLSGLALAGSPAIAAPVPGPAEPTFQDGLSQAVFTRTTSQWIRQELWVESEVDSDLDGRNDLVHIDVTRVPETDGDDLKVPVIMEMSPYYAGGSSVPNWPVDHELGDPPATKPGFPAPNTRQTSPKISSTFESTWVPRGFAVVHAESLGSGWSEGCPTSGGLNESLGGKAVVDWLNGRAKAYTSTDRTTEVDASWSTGSVGMIGTSYNGTLPIGVASTGVEGLDAIVPISAISDWYNYYRANGAVRAPGGYQGEDLDVLADYVHTRRDQATCQPVIDGLRAEQDRATGDRSEFWSERDYLANADQITAATLVAHGQNDWNVMTKNAADLYEAVKANGTPHQLYLHQGGHGGAPNDTLLNRWFTRYLYKVENGVEERPKAYIVRENNQLTEYPDWPQPGTAPVSLHLGAAETAGGVGELDFASDTSGRTESFIDDAQLRASALAAAAESPNRLAYQTRALTGAVRMSGTPKVSLDLAVDREQANLTALLVSYPPTGAPRIVSRGWMDVQNRNSDAVTDAIEPGTSYRFDFEFEPKDYVFAEGSRIGLVVMSSDYEYTIRPAAGTRLTVAPGASTFELPIVGGAGELVSKLAAGGPGAGYQVITADVTGGALSMAVPSTDPVVLDPVALTGADQTTPGALNPVRVVDSRGSAAGWDLTGQVSDFTSGSGVILAENLGWAPSASVETGGLPTAEDEAATVAPGAVVVPGAGLRDPLTLCGSAKGHSAGAFACGGGLELGVPGSTRSGTYTGVLTLTLI; this is encoded by the coding sequence ATGTCCCGTCCTGTCGGCGCCGCCAGGCGCCGCCTCCGCCGCACGGCGATCCTCATCGCCGGGCCGGTGCTGCTGAGCGGGCTCGCGCTCGCCGGCTCGCCGGCGATCGCGGCCCCCGTCCCCGGACCCGCCGAGCCGACCTTCCAGGACGGCCTCTCGCAGGCCGTCTTCACCAGGACCACGAGCCAGTGGATCCGCCAGGAACTCTGGGTCGAGAGCGAGGTCGACTCCGACCTCGACGGACGCAACGACCTCGTCCACATCGACGTCACGCGTGTGCCCGAGACCGACGGCGACGACCTCAAGGTCCCCGTCATCATGGAGATGAGCCCCTACTACGCGGGCGGCAGCAGCGTTCCGAACTGGCCCGTCGACCACGAGCTCGGCGACCCGCCGGCCACCAAGCCGGGATTCCCCGCACCGAACACCCGCCAGACCAGCCCGAAGATCTCCTCGACCTTCGAGTCGACCTGGGTCCCGCGCGGCTTCGCCGTCGTGCACGCCGAGTCGCTCGGCAGCGGCTGGTCGGAGGGCTGCCCGACCTCGGGTGGGCTGAACGAATCCCTCGGCGGCAAGGCCGTCGTCGACTGGCTGAACGGCCGCGCGAAGGCGTACACGTCGACGGACCGCACCACCGAGGTGGACGCGAGCTGGTCGACCGGCAGCGTCGGCATGATCGGCACGTCGTACAACGGCACGCTGCCGATCGGCGTCGCCAGCACGGGCGTGGAGGGCCTCGACGCGATCGTGCCGATCTCGGCGATCTCGGACTGGTACAACTACTACCGCGCGAACGGTGCGGTGCGCGCCCCGGGCGGGTACCAGGGCGAGGACCTCGACGTGCTCGCCGACTACGTCCACACGCGTCGCGACCAGGCGACCTGCCAGCCCGTCATCGACGGTCTTCGGGCGGAGCAGGACCGGGCCACCGGCGACCGCAGCGAATTCTGGTCGGAGCGCGACTACCTCGCGAACGCGGATCAGATCACCGCCGCCACCCTCGTCGCCCACGGCCAGAACGACTGGAACGTGATGACGAAGAACGCAGCCGACCTCTACGAGGCCGTGAAGGCGAACGGCACCCCGCACCAGCTCTACCTGCACCAGGGCGGGCACGGCGGCGCGCCGAACGACACGCTGCTGAACCGGTGGTTCACCCGCTACCTGTACAAGGTCGAGAACGGCGTGGAGGAGCGGCCGAAGGCGTACATCGTCCGCGAGAACAACCAGCTGACGGAGTACCCCGACTGGCCCCAGCCCGGGACCGCGCCGGTCTCGCTGCACCTCGGTGCCGCGGAGACGGCCGGCGGCGTGGGCGAGCTGGACTTCGCGAGCGACACCTCGGGACGCACGGAGTCGTTCATCGACGACGCCCAGCTGCGGGCCTCGGCGCTCGCCGCGGCGGCCGAGTCGCCGAACCGGCTCGCGTACCAGACTCGCGCGCTGACCGGTGCGGTCCGGATGTCCGGGACGCCGAAGGTCTCGCTCGACCTCGCCGTGGACCGCGAGCAGGCGAACCTCACCGCGCTGCTCGTGAGCTACCCGCCGACCGGCGCCCCGCGGATCGTCTCGCGCGGCTGGATGGACGTGCAGAACCGGAACTCCGACGCCGTGACCGACGCGATCGAACCCGGCACCTCGTACCGGTTCGACTTCGAGTTCGAGCCGAAGGACTACGTCTTCGCGGAGGGCTCGCGCATCGGCCTGGTCGTGATGAGCTCGGACTACGAGTACACGATCCGTCCGGCCGCCGGCACCCGCCTGACGGTCGCACCCGGCGCCTCGACCTTCGAGCTGCCGATCGTCGGCGGGGCCGGCGAGTTGGTCTCCAAGCTCGCCGCCGGCGGGCCCGGTGCGGGGTACCAGGTGATCACCGCCGACGTCACGGGCGGCGCGCTGTCGATGGCCGTCCCCAGCACCGACCCGGTCGTGCTCGACCCGGTCGCGCTCACCGGCGCCGACCAGACCACGCCCGGCGCGCTGAACCCGGTTCGCGTCGTCGACTCCCGCGGCTCCGCCGCAGGGTGGGACCTCACCGGACAGGTGTCGGACTTCACCAGCGGTTCGGGCGTGATCCTCGCCGAGAACCTCGGTTGGGCGCCGAGCGCGTCGGTGGAGACCGGAGGCCTGCCGACCGCGGAGGACGAGGCCGCCACGGTCGCACCGGGCGCCGTGGTCGTCCCGGGTGCCGGCCTGCGCGACCCGTTGACGCTCTGCGGTTCCGCGAAGGGCCACAGCGCGGGCGCGTTCGCGTGCGGCGGAGGGCTCGAGCTCGGCGTGCCGGGGTCGACCCGCTCGGGCACCTACACCGGGGTGCTCACGCTCACCCTGATCTGA